One region of Oceanispirochaeta sp. genomic DNA includes:
- a CDS encoding FAD-dependent oxidoreductase — MMNPQKKDVVIIGGGPAGLAAAVEMRKQGIEDIVILERERFPGGILRQCIHDGFGLIRFKASMSGPEYAQKFIDEAEALGIEWLTETTVLSISPGKQVKAVSPNGLVLFQAKAVVLAMGCRERSRGAISIPGDRPAGVYTAGVAQAYINLQNTMVGQDVMILGSGDIGMIMARRLTLEGARVKGVFEIQPYPSGLVRNIEQCLNDYNIPLFLSHTVTQIKGKERLTGITVSRVDENLKIIPGTEQDYSCDTLILSVGLIPENELSLSAGVQLDPRTNGPLVDENLQTNVAGIFAAGNVLHVHDLVDSVSLEAEKMAGSVIEFLAADSGEPSAVSIMTDGMI, encoded by the coding sequence ATGATGAATCCTCAGAAAAAAGACGTCGTCATCATTGGTGGTGGACCGGCCGGATTGGCGGCTGCCGTAGAAATGAGGAAACAAGGTATTGAAGATATTGTCATCCTGGAACGGGAGAGATTCCCCGGAGGTATTCTTCGTCAGTGCATTCATGACGGGTTTGGGCTGATCCGCTTTAAGGCGTCCATGAGCGGCCCCGAATATGCACAGAAATTTATCGATGAAGCCGAAGCCCTGGGAATCGAGTGGCTGACCGAAACGACGGTTCTCAGTATCAGTCCTGGCAAGCAGGTAAAAGCTGTATCCCCGAATGGTCTGGTTCTTTTTCAGGCCAAAGCTGTTGTTTTGGCTATGGGCTGCCGGGAAAGGAGCCGGGGAGCCATCAGCATCCCCGGTGACAGACCGGCGGGAGTGTATACGGCCGGAGTGGCTCAAGCATACATCAATCTGCAAAACACGATGGTGGGTCAGGATGTCATGATCCTTGGTTCCGGGGATATCGGCATGATCATGGCGAGGCGTCTGACTCTTGAAGGGGCCAGGGTCAAAGGTGTTTTTGAGATTCAACCTTACCCGAGTGGTCTCGTAAGAAATATTGAGCAGTGTCTCAATGATTATAATATTCCCCTCTTCCTGAGTCATACTGTCACTCAAATCAAGGGGAAAGAGCGGCTGACGGGCATTACAGTTTCCCGGGTGGATGAAAATCTTAAAATTATTCCCGGGACGGAACAGGATTACTCCTGTGATACCCTCATTTTGTCGGTCGGTCTTATTCCTGAAAACGAATTATCTCTGTCCGCGGGAGTTCAATTGGACCCGCGTACCAACGGGCCTCTTGTGGATGAAAATCTTCAGACGAATGTAGCGGGTATTTTTGCCGCCGGGAATGTCCTTCATGTTCATGATCTTGTAGATTCTGTCTCATTGGAAGCGGAAAAAATGGCTGGATCAGTGATTGAATTCCTGGCAGCAGATTCAGGGGAACCCAGCGCTGTTTCCATCATGACCGATGGAATGATCAG
- a CDS encoding (2Fe-2S)-binding protein — protein sequence MNPDTGEILDFVIEARDEAPHTINLVGIESPGLTSALPVARRAVRLLAEREHLTLNKSFNPRRKGIVSFSDKTTEEQADLIAKEPAYGEIVCRCETITRAEILQALNNPLGVDTVMSIKNRTRALMGRCQGGYCQTRIAAIIQEEKQKEPTEILYSRGRSQMFTGWVRV from the coding sequence GTGAATCCGGATACAGGTGAAATTCTGGATTTTGTCATAGAAGCCAGAGATGAAGCCCCTCACACCATAAATCTAGTCGGCATTGAATCCCCGGGATTGACCAGTGCACTGCCTGTAGCCAGAAGAGCGGTCAGGCTTCTGGCGGAGCGGGAACACCTGACTTTAAACAAATCCTTTAATCCCCGCCGGAAGGGGATTGTCTCTTTTTCTGATAAAACCACAGAAGAGCAGGCGGATCTTATAGCAAAAGAGCCGGCCTATGGTGAAATCGTATGCCGTTGTGAGACGATTACCAGAGCGGAGATTCTTCAGGCCCTGAACAACCCTCTGGGTGTCGACACAGTCATGAGCATTAAAAACCGAACCCGTGCTTTGATGGGGCGCTGCCAGGGCGGGTACTGCCAGACCAGAATTGCAGCGATCATTCAGGAAGAAAAACAAAAAGAGCCGACCGAGATTCTCTATTCACGTGGCCGGTCACAAATGTTTACTGGATGGGTACGAGTATGA